From Deinococcus cellulosilyticus NBRC 106333 = KACC 11606, the proteins below share one genomic window:
- a CDS encoding Tn3 family transposase translates to MLTHAQRKTFLKFPDLDEGTLHLHYTLSKPELEWVMEKHGDASRLGYAVHLKIMQHLVRDPETLEIPAYVIQHVAAQLQLPPSLYQDYRSGKQVTLKQHRQDLKRKLGFTSCKQLELYRDFSTFLKPHALQLCTGFPLMALLVDEMRNRKVIWSKIGPLEMTVHQLLDWAEKHTQDLLLVGLGEEGQRQIENLLRPHKSSDDTEYQLLGWFREKHLDANPKSITSLLDKLHFLQQMGLPWEALKLIPRSRQEAMFRESRFLHAQQLRQMEKRKRWSTVLLILMDVTVQITDQVFDLHAKIMQAQLRNCRNKYLEDLQDTQLGLADRLAIHQKVGRVLIEARKQGEDPFKGIDQVVEWDTYVKSVDAVTELTRHTEFDSLSLMARRLEHFQQYSGKLLSHFRFGATAADTPFLDAIEVVKELGKDPDMQVPEDAPLDFVAGRWSKFVVQDGKVNPAYYELCLLDTLTRKLHAGDIHLERSRKYRHFEDYLLPRDTWRIHLKQHPLMVAEDFSVYWENQMKRLSTQLTEVDLKLGQDELQDVRMEAGKMVVSRNRRDITVSGKAKRLGKRLYGMIPTIKITDIMLEVDTWTDYQKHFQHFALSKTIEDVQELYSVILAEGTNLSLRKMAHATNPVNFKRLAFVRECFVREETFRAAQAELVNFHTKLPIAQLWGDGEHSASDGQRFLAAQKASDTGTFNRRYGREPGVTFYTHVSDQYSPFYTKVIASNERDALHILDGLLYHQSDLRITEHTTDTHGFTEAVFALLNLLGFRFTPRIRDLKHLKIFVPDRRKKYPTLSSVVGGGYDRSLVARHWEDILRLVTSIKSGHVTASVILRKLSSFRRRNSLLAALIEVGRIYRTRFMLDWWSDPAMRRVVQRNLNKGELFHDLKKAVFCHGRGEVRDDSLFSQERRAGGLNFLTSLISTWNARYLQAAVKELRSQGEKIDDEVLSHISPLRFEHIVFSGDYVWRQDLLPPEGQLRPLVGMMEAAD, encoded by the coding sequence ATGCTGACCCATGCACAACGTAAAACGTTTCTGAAGTTCCCTGACCTGGACGAAGGCACCCTCCACCTCCACTACACCCTCAGCAAGCCAGAGCTTGAGTGGGTCATGGAGAAACATGGGGATGCCAGCAGGCTCGGTTATGCCGTGCACCTCAAAATCATGCAGCACCTGGTCCGGGATCCAGAGACTCTGGAGATCCCGGCTTATGTGATCCAGCACGTCGCAGCACAACTCCAGCTCCCTCCCAGCCTCTACCAGGATTACCGGTCAGGCAAGCAAGTCACCCTCAAGCAGCACCGGCAAGACCTCAAGCGCAAGCTCGGTTTTACCTCGTGCAAGCAGCTTGAACTCTACCGGGATTTCTCTACTTTCCTGAAACCCCACGCCCTGCAGCTTTGTACTGGATTCCCCCTGATGGCCTTGCTGGTCGATGAAATGCGGAATCGCAAAGTCATCTGGAGCAAAATCGGCCCTCTGGAAATGACCGTCCATCAACTCCTGGACTGGGCTGAAAAGCACACCCAGGACCTCCTCCTTGTAGGCCTGGGTGAGGAGGGACAGAGGCAAATTGAAAACCTGCTCAGGCCCCACAAGAGTTCCGATGACACCGAGTACCAACTGTTGGGTTGGTTCCGGGAAAAGCATCTGGATGCCAACCCCAAGAGCATCACCAGCCTGCTGGACAAACTGCACTTCCTGCAGCAGATGGGGTTGCCCTGGGAGGCTTTGAAACTCATCCCCAGGAGCCGGCAGGAAGCCATGTTCAGGGAATCCCGTTTTCTGCACGCCCAGCAACTCAGGCAAATGGAAAAAAGGAAACGCTGGTCCACCGTGCTGCTGATCCTGATGGATGTGACGGTGCAGATCACCGACCAGGTGTTCGATTTGCATGCCAAAATCATGCAGGCCCAGCTTCGCAACTGCCGCAACAAGTACCTCGAAGACCTGCAGGACACCCAGCTGGGTCTGGCTGATAGGTTGGCCATCCACCAGAAGGTCGGCAGGGTGCTGATTGAAGCCAGAAAGCAAGGTGAGGACCCGTTCAAGGGCATCGATCAGGTGGTGGAGTGGGACACCTATGTGAAGTCCGTGGATGCGGTGACCGAACTGACCCGCCATACGGAATTTGACAGCCTGTCTTTGATGGCAAGGCGCCTGGAGCACTTCCAGCAGTACTCAGGGAAACTGCTGTCCCACTTCCGTTTCGGTGCCACAGCAGCAGACACCCCTTTTCTGGACGCCATTGAGGTGGTCAAAGAACTGGGAAAAGACCCGGACATGCAGGTTCCAGAAGATGCCCCACTGGATTTTGTTGCTGGCCGCTGGTCGAAGTTTGTTGTGCAAGACGGTAAGGTCAACCCTGCTTATTATGAACTCTGCCTGCTGGACACCCTCACCCGCAAACTTCACGCGGGGGACATCCACCTGGAACGGAGCCGCAAGTACCGGCATTTTGAGGATTACCTGCTCCCGAGGGACACCTGGAGGATCCACCTAAAGCAGCACCCTTTGATGGTTGCCGAGGACTTTTCGGTGTACTGGGAAAACCAGATGAAACGGCTCTCCACCCAACTTACGGAGGTGGACCTGAAACTGGGTCAGGATGAGCTCCAGGACGTGCGGATGGAAGCTGGGAAGATGGTGGTCTCCCGCAATCGTCGGGACATCACGGTGTCTGGTAAAGCCAAACGCCTGGGGAAACGGCTGTATGGGATGATTCCGACCATCAAAATCACCGACATCATGCTGGAGGTGGACACCTGGACAGACTACCAGAAGCACTTCCAGCATTTTGCCCTTTCGAAAACCATCGAGGACGTGCAGGAGCTCTACTCGGTGATCCTGGCAGAGGGAACCAACCTGAGCCTGAGGAAAATGGCCCATGCCACCAATCCAGTGAACTTCAAACGCCTGGCTTTTGTGCGGGAGTGCTTCGTGCGAGAAGAAACGTTCCGGGCGGCTCAGGCGGAACTGGTCAACTTTCACACCAAACTCCCCATTGCCCAGCTGTGGGGTGATGGGGAGCATTCGGCGTCAGATGGCCAGCGGTTTCTGGCCGCCCAGAAGGCATCGGATACGGGAACCTTCAACCGCAGGTATGGCCGGGAACCCGGGGTGACGTTTTACACTCATGTCTCCGACCAGTACTCACCGTTTTACACCAAGGTGATTGCCAGCAACGAACGGGATGCCCTCCACATCTTGGATGGTCTCCTGTACCACCAGAGTGATTTACGCATCACCGAGCACACCACGGACACACATGGCTTTACCGAAGCGGTGTTTGCCCTGCTGAACCTGCTGGGCTTCCGGTTTACCCCGAGGATCCGGGATTTGAAGCACCTGAAGATCTTTGTGCCAGACCGCAGAAAAAAATATCCCACGTTGAGCTCAGTGGTGGGCGGCGGATACGACCGTTCATTGGTGGCCCGACACTGGGAAGACATCTTGCGCCTGGTGACCAGCATCAAGAGTGGGCATGTGACGGCCTCGGTGATCTTGCGCAAACTGTCTTCTTTCCGGCGCAGGAACAGTTTGCTGGCGGCCCTCATTGAGGTGGGGAGGATCTATCGAACCCGGTTCATGTTGGACTGGTGGTCAGATCCGGCCATGCGCAGGGTGGTGCAGCGGAACCTCAATAAGGGCGAACTGTTCCATGACCTGAAAAAGGCGGTGTTCTGCCATGGGCGTGGGGAAGTGCGGGATGATTCCCTGTTCAGCCAGGAACGGCGGGCTGGGGGCCTGAACTTCCTGACCTCCCTGATCAGCACCTGGAATGCGAGGTACCTGCAGGCAGCAGTGAAAGAATTGCGAAGTCAGGGGGAGAAAATTGACGATGAGGTCCTGTCGCACATTTCCCCTTTGAGGTTTGAGCACATTGTGTTTTCTGGGGATTACGTGTGGCGTCAGGATTTGCTTCCTCCAGAGGGGCAGCTGCGTCCACTGGTGGGGATGATGGAGGCGGCAGATTGA
- a CDS encoding SIR2 family protein: MPTQTENRLNELAISMHHNPGVYAVLLGAGISVTARVPSAWDIVRDQIRKKAHLENVNPIPEGNALDQWYRDTYGVEADYSTIIEEAEPTIAGQRALLQRYFEPTEEDREQGHKQPTDAHHAIARLAKEGFIRIIITTNFDHLMEQALEGAGVQFFPITSTEEIPAAEPYAHGGVFLIKVHGDYRKANVRNSNEDLRVYPQTMKELLCRIFDEFGLITCGWSGTWDHALRECIEHSPNRRYMLYWSSYSQPSPVAQTLLQNRRGRLIEGMGADPFFSQLESKVLGLKTAQWTPPQTLDLLEAEVKLCLSNLDRYRIRLQDLLESEADQYNKLRLNFDGWTSGGNLDIRRNQLYQIVQFSARVQCIQATLLKYDQDQVLLDLWERVFLRRIHIDPTPRTDHWPDAKKLMRISMAIFTLHFFSTALQHEQWNYIQRFMGWSYVNSNNRPVTIFELIRFSSEPKDLVNHLLGRDYTLPVQHFTMEQLIGTFDRNWTVQDDPKMFFFQIAEMVMNMVALTKENRFGRGLYLLSDYNRNTTVVPYHLWFTEHEGQLRVLLGENFSAIVTRFEQLSQEYANNLGWGEGGPFEGIATLFPSTAT, from the coding sequence ATGCCCACACAGACCGAAAACCGACTGAATGAACTGGCCATCAGTATGCACCACAACCCCGGCGTGTACGCTGTGCTCCTCGGGGCAGGAATCAGCGTGACCGCCAGGGTGCCGAGCGCCTGGGATATTGTGCGTGACCAGATCCGCAAAAAGGCCCACCTTGAAAACGTAAACCCCATCCCAGAAGGGAATGCACTGGACCAATGGTACCGGGACACCTACGGTGTGGAAGCCGACTACAGCACCATCATTGAGGAAGCCGAACCCACAATTGCAGGCCAACGGGCGCTGCTGCAACGCTACTTTGAACCCACCGAAGAAGACCGGGAACAGGGCCACAAGCAACCCACCGATGCTCACCATGCCATCGCCCGACTCGCCAAAGAGGGCTTCATTCGCATCATCATCACCACCAATTTCGACCACCTGATGGAACAGGCCTTGGAAGGCGCTGGCGTGCAGTTCTTTCCCATCACCAGCACCGAAGAAATCCCAGCGGCAGAACCTTACGCCCATGGAGGAGTGTTTTTGATCAAAGTGCACGGGGATTACCGCAAAGCCAACGTTCGCAACAGCAACGAAGACCTCAGAGTCTACCCGCAAACCATGAAAGAGCTGCTGTGCCGCATCTTCGATGAATTCGGTTTGATCACCTGTGGGTGGAGTGGCACCTGGGACCACGCCCTGAGGGAGTGCATAGAACACTCCCCCAACCGTCGTTACATGCTGTACTGGTCGTCGTACAGCCAGCCCAGCCCTGTGGCCCAGACTCTCCTCCAGAACCGCAGGGGTCGCTTGATTGAGGGCATGGGAGCAGATCCTTTTTTCTCCCAGCTGGAAAGCAAAGTGCTCGGCCTCAAGACCGCCCAGTGGACCCCACCCCAGACCCTGGACCTGCTGGAAGCCGAAGTAAAACTGTGCCTGTCCAACTTGGATCGCTACCGCATCCGGCTGCAGGACCTTCTGGAATCAGAGGCAGACCAATACAACAAACTGCGCCTCAATTTTGATGGTTGGACCAGTGGAGGCAACCTGGACATTCGAAGGAACCAGTTGTATCAGATTGTTCAGTTTTCAGCCCGTGTTCAGTGCATTCAGGCCACCCTGCTCAAGTACGATCAGGATCAAGTTCTGCTGGATCTCTGGGAGCGGGTATTTTTGCGACGCATCCACATTGACCCGACCCCACGGACCGATCATTGGCCTGATGCCAAAAAACTCATGCGCATTTCCATGGCCATTTTCACGCTGCATTTCTTTTCCACAGCCCTGCAACACGAACAGTGGAACTACATTCAGCGCTTTATGGGATGGAGCTACGTGAACTCCAACAACCGACCTGTGACCATCTTTGAACTGATTCGCTTTTCCAGTGAACCTAAAGACCTGGTGAACCATCTTCTCGGGAGAGATTACACCCTGCCAGTTCAACACTTCACCATGGAACAATTGATCGGGACTTTCGACCGCAACTGGACAGTGCAAGACGATCCGAAGATGTTCTTCTTTCAAATTGCTGAAATGGTCATGAACATGGTCGCCCTCACCAAAGAAAACCGCTTTGGAAGGGGACTGTACCTGCTGAGTGACTACAATCGCAATACGACAGTTGTTCCGTACCATTTGTGGTTCACAGAACACGAAGGTCAATTGCGGGTTTTACTGGGAGAGAACTTTTCGGCCATTGTGACCAGATTTGAGCAACTTTCCCAAGAGTATGCCAACAATCTAGGCTGGGGTGAAGGCGGACCTTTCGAAGGCATTGCCACCTTGTTTCCATCCACTGCAACCTGA